One part of the Labilithrix sp. genome encodes these proteins:
- a CDS encoding aldo/keto reductase, giving the protein MKTTKLGETGPQVSAIALGCMGMSGMYGASSDDESIATIHEAIDRGVTLLDTGDFYGMGHNEMLLGRALAGGRRDKVQLSVKFGALRAPDGAFVGFDARPAAIKSFVAYSLTRLGVDVIDVYRPARLDPAVPIEETIGAIADLIKAGWVKHIGLSEVGAETIRRAHAVHPIVDLQIEYAIATRGPEEKIFPVLHELGIGATLYGVLSRGLLSGSKPAGKADFRAHLPRFATSANEEPVAKLRAFAEKIGRTPAQVCVAWALAKEPRFVPVIGARTRAQLDVLDVADRPLGAGELAELERIFPPGAIQGPRYQEAQMKMLDSER; this is encoded by the coding sequence ATGAAGACGACCAAGCTCGGAGAGACGGGTCCGCAGGTATCGGCGATCGCGCTCGGCTGCATGGGCATGTCGGGCATGTACGGCGCGTCGAGCGACGACGAGAGCATCGCGACGATCCACGAGGCGATCGATCGCGGCGTCACGCTGCTCGACACCGGCGACTTCTACGGCATGGGCCACAACGAGATGCTGCTCGGCCGCGCGCTCGCGGGCGGGCGGCGCGACAAGGTGCAGCTGTCGGTGAAGTTCGGCGCCCTGCGCGCGCCCGACGGCGCGTTCGTCGGCTTCGACGCGCGGCCCGCCGCGATCAAGAGCTTCGTCGCGTACAGCCTGACGCGCCTCGGGGTCGACGTCATCGACGTGTACCGTCCCGCCCGCCTCGATCCCGCGGTGCCGATCGAGGAGACGATCGGCGCGATCGCGGACCTGATCAAGGCCGGTTGGGTGAAGCACATCGGCCTCTCGGAGGTAGGGGCGGAGACGATCCGCCGCGCGCACGCGGTGCACCCCATCGTCGACCTCCAGATCGAGTACGCGATCGCGACGCGCGGCCCGGAGGAGAAGATCTTCCCCGTCCTCCATGAGCTCGGGATCGGCGCGACGCTCTACGGCGTGCTCTCGCGCGGCCTCCTCAGCGGGAGCAAGCCGGCGGGGAAGGCGGACTTCCGCGCGCACCTCCCGCGGTTCGCGACGAGCGCGAACGAGGAGCCGGTCGCGAAGCTCCGCGCGTTCGCGGAGAAGATCGGCCGCACGCCGGCGCAGGTCTGCGTCGCGTGGGCGCTCGCGAAGGAGCCGCGGTTCGTGCCGGTGATCGGCGCCCGCACCCGCGCGCAGCTCGACGTGCTCGACGTCGCCGACCGGCCGCTCGGCGCCGGCGAGCTGGCCGAGCTCGAGCGCATCTTTCCGCCCGGCGCGATCCAGGGTCCGCGCTACCAGGAGGCGCAGATGAAGATGCTCGACAGCGAGCGGTGA
- a CDS encoding anthranilate synthase component I family protein codes for MKVVTRTLVSDALTPVRAYASLRASDPDGASFLLESVVGGERWGRFSILGYRPRWEAILDRIGWKMVLRRGAPPAVTLGEGGDPIASAGGLFQGRAVDGDASTAAKFAAAHVGYLAWDIVHRIEKVPAGNDATWTRHFVPLARFLGGAVVIVFDALAQTVTIAAESADDVERAYADLHRSAVLGDIAVPDRTRIPADVTTDLTDAEYKERVLAAKEYIAAGDAFQIVLARTFSVPREGRDPFDVYRAMRLVNPSPYMYFLDLPPAEGATERLCIAGASPETMVRLDADGTMTVRPLAGTRPRGKTPEEDAALEEELLADPKERAEHVMLIDLGRNDVGRVSTIGSVELVRRFEIERYSHVMHIVSEVRGKVPASTPPLEVARAAFPAGTLSGAPKVRAMQIIRELEARPRGIYGGAIGWIGGGGDLDLAIAIRTLVCKGDTFEVTAGAGVVEASDPQSEADETRNKARGVLCAIEAAPKR; via the coding sequence GTGAAGGTCGTCACACGCACGCTCGTCTCCGACGCGCTCACGCCCGTTCGGGCTTATGCCTCGCTCCGCGCGAGCGATCCCGACGGCGCGTCGTTCCTCCTCGAGAGCGTCGTCGGCGGCGAGCGCTGGGGGCGCTTCTCGATCCTCGGCTACCGGCCGCGGTGGGAGGCGATCCTCGATCGGATCGGCTGGAAGATGGTGCTCCGTCGCGGCGCGCCGCCGGCGGTGACGCTCGGAGAAGGAGGCGATCCGATCGCCTCGGCGGGCGGGCTCTTCCAGGGACGCGCGGTGGACGGCGACGCGTCGACGGCGGCGAAGTTCGCGGCGGCGCACGTCGGCTACCTCGCGTGGGACATCGTTCATCGCATCGAGAAGGTGCCCGCCGGCAACGACGCGACGTGGACCAGACACTTCGTCCCGCTCGCGCGCTTCCTCGGCGGCGCCGTCGTCATCGTGTTCGACGCGCTCGCGCAGACGGTCACGATCGCGGCGGAGTCGGCGGACGACGTCGAGCGCGCCTACGCCGATCTTCACCGCTCCGCCGTCCTCGGCGACATCGCGGTCCCCGATCGGACGCGCATCCCCGCCGACGTGACCACCGATCTGACCGATGCAGAATACAAGGAACGCGTCCTCGCCGCGAAGGAGTACATCGCGGCCGGCGACGCGTTCCAGATCGTCCTCGCGCGCACGTTCTCCGTCCCGCGCGAGGGGCGCGATCCGTTCGACGTCTACCGCGCGATGCGGCTCGTCAACCCCTCGCCGTACATGTACTTCCTCGATCTGCCGCCGGCCGAGGGAGCGACGGAGCGGCTCTGCATCGCGGGCGCGTCGCCGGAGACGATGGTCCGCCTCGACGCGGACGGGACGATGACGGTGCGGCCGCTCGCGGGGACGCGGCCGCGCGGCAAGACGCCGGAGGAGGACGCCGCGCTCGAGGAGGAGCTGCTCGCGGATCCGAAGGAGCGCGCGGAGCACGTCATGCTCATCGATCTCGGGCGCAACGACGTCGGTCGGGTGTCGACGATCGGATCGGTGGAGCTCGTGCGGAGGTTCGAGATCGAGCGCTACTCGCACGTCATGCACATCGTGAGCGAGGTGCGCGGCAAGGTCCCCGCCTCGACGCCGCCGCTCGAGGTCGCGCGCGCGGCGTTCCCGGCCGGGACGCTGAGCGGCGCGCCGAAGGTCCGCGCGATGCAGATCATCCGCGAGCTCGAGGCGCGCCCGCGCGGCATCTACGGCGGCGCGATCGGCTGGATCGGCGGCGGCGGCGACCTCGACCTCGCGATCGCGATCCGGACCCTCGTGTGCAAGGGCGACACGTTCGAGGTCACCGCCGGCGCGGGCGTCGTCGAGGCGAGCGACCCCCAGAGCGAGGCCGACGAGACGCGCAACAAGGCGCGCGGCGTCCTCTGCGCGATCGAAGCAGCGCCGAAGCGCTGA
- a CDS encoding Uma2 family endonuclease, producing the protein MSAATSQKSFEDLYREIQALPEGSQGEILTPGEIHITMGRPGGPHRRAAQQLFRDLDGADEVSRKGGWWLEVEPEVRFGARLFDPDMAGWRVANVPVLPEDNPITILPDWACEVLSPRTVRTDLTIKLPHYAASGVPFIWIVDPGARLVQVYASQASRAVLVATATDEDAVRLPPFDLDVHPARWWLPEEPASPGETAQP; encoded by the coding sequence ATGAGCGCCGCGACGAGCCAGAAGTCCTTCGAGGATCTCTATCGCGAGATCCAGGCGCTGCCGGAGGGCTCGCAAGGCGAGATCCTCACGCCGGGCGAGATCCACATCACGATGGGACGCCCCGGCGGGCCGCACCGCCGCGCGGCGCAGCAACTGTTTCGCGATCTCGACGGCGCGGACGAGGTCTCGCGCAAGGGGGGCTGGTGGCTCGAGGTCGAGCCGGAGGTGCGCTTCGGCGCGCGCCTGTTCGATCCGGACATGGCCGGATGGCGGGTGGCGAACGTGCCCGTGCTGCCGGAGGACAATCCGATCACCATCCTCCCCGACTGGGCGTGTGAAGTGCTGTCGCCGCGAACGGTGCGTACGGACCTCACGATCAAGCTCCCGCACTACGCCGCGTCGGGCGTGCCCTTCATCTGGATCGTCGATCCCGGCGCGCGTCTCGTGCAGGTCTATGCGTCCCAGGCGAGCCGCGCCGTCCTCGTCGCCACCGCGACCGACGAGGACGCCGTCCGCTTGCCGCCCTTCGATCTCGACGTCCATCCCGCTCGCTGGTGGCTCCCCGAAGAGCCGGCGAGCCCCGGAGAGACCGCTCAGCCCTGA
- the uppS gene encoding di-trans,poly-cis-decaprenylcistransferase: MTFVEAKNLPSHIGIIMDGNGRWAQLRGRERVEGHREGSKAVRRIVRAARRLGIRALTLYAFSEQNWARPDLEVDALMQLLREFLLSERDEILENGIRLNAIGNLGRLPAVVRGVLDPLRSESSGKDEMTLTLALSYGGREEIATAARELAREVAAGRASPDDVTEEALHKRMPSLTVGDPDLVIRTGGERRISNFLLYGLAYAELHFADVLWPDFSEVDLYDAIASYQARERRFGLVGKAPEPVLAPPPPLRLVG; this comes from the coding sequence ATGACCTTCGTCGAAGCCAAGAACCTCCCGTCGCACATCGGGATCATCATGGACGGCAACGGCCGCTGGGCGCAGCTCCGCGGGCGCGAGCGCGTCGAAGGGCACCGCGAGGGGTCCAAGGCCGTGCGCCGCATCGTCCGCGCCGCGCGGCGGCTCGGGATCCGCGCCCTCACGCTCTACGCGTTCAGCGAGCAGAACTGGGCGCGCCCCGACCTCGAGGTCGACGCGCTCATGCAGCTCCTCCGCGAGTTCCTGCTCTCCGAGCGCGACGAGATCCTCGAGAACGGGATCCGCCTCAACGCGATCGGCAACCTCGGACGCCTCCCCGCCGTCGTGCGCGGCGTCCTCGATCCGCTGCGGAGCGAGAGCTCCGGCAAGGACGAGATGACGCTCACCCTCGCCCTGAGCTACGGCGGCCGCGAGGAGATCGCGACCGCGGCGCGCGAGCTCGCGCGCGAGGTGGCGGCCGGGCGCGCGTCGCCCGACGACGTGACGGAGGAGGCGCTCCACAAGCGCATGCCCAGCCTCACGGTCGGAGACCCGGACCTCGTCATCCGCACCGGTGGAGAGCGACGCATCTCGAACTTCCTCCTCTACGGGCTCGCCTACGCCGAGCTCCATTTCGCCGACGTGCTGTGGCCCGACTTCAGCGAGGTCGACCTCTACGACGCCATCGCGAGCTACCAGGCTCGCGAGCGGCGCTTCGGGCTCGTGGGCAAAGCGCCCGAGCCCGTCCTCGCGCCGCCGCCACCGCTACGCCTCGTGGGATAG
- a CDS encoding phosphatidate cytidylyltransferase, translated as MARETKEQAKSANKNLAVRVATAAVGAPLILLLLYKGAPWGFYLLVLPATLIAAWELFNMTHPGDKGSQVLGVALTAATSAATFFAYLDPRIFVTTLAIVPLAGPLLTLFRLGDMKTAGLRAMALGFGALFVGVPLTLLAMLRRDLGDQGPGYVVMTIMFAWFADTGGYFAGRFLGKHKLYEAVSPKKTIEGAIGGLAGAALGALLAHFWFLPSLPLGAGVVLALVAGALGQAGDLGESLLKRSFGVKDSGAIVPGHGGILDRVDALMLTSAVTFLYTLWFVTHA; from the coding sequence ATGGCCCGAGAGACGAAGGAGCAGGCGAAGTCGGCCAACAAGAACCTCGCCGTTCGCGTCGCGACCGCCGCCGTCGGCGCGCCGCTCATCCTGCTCCTCCTCTACAAGGGCGCGCCCTGGGGCTTCTACCTGCTCGTGCTCCCCGCGACGTTGATCGCGGCGTGGGAGCTCTTCAACATGACGCACCCGGGGGACAAGGGCTCCCAGGTGCTCGGCGTCGCGCTCACGGCGGCGACCTCGGCGGCGACGTTCTTCGCCTATCTCGATCCGCGCATTTTCGTCACCACCCTCGCGATCGTCCCCCTCGCGGGGCCGCTCCTCACGCTGTTTCGCCTCGGCGACATGAAGACCGCCGGCCTCCGCGCGATGGCGCTCGGGTTCGGGGCGCTCTTCGTCGGCGTGCCGCTCACGCTCCTCGCCATGCTCCGCCGCGATCTCGGCGATCAGGGTCCGGGCTACGTCGTGATGACGATCATGTTCGCGTGGTTCGCGGACACCGGCGGCTACTTCGCGGGGCGCTTCCTCGGCAAGCACAAGCTCTACGAGGCGGTGTCGCCCAAGAAGACGATCGAGGGCGCGATCGGCGGCCTCGCCGGCGCCGCCCTTGGCGCGCTCCTCGCGCATTTCTGGTTCTTGCCGTCGCTCCCGCTCGGCGCCGGGGTCGTCCTCGCCCTCGTCGCGGGGGCGCTCGGGCAGGCGGGGGACCTCGGCGAGTCGCTGCTCAAGCGCTCGTTCGGGGTGAAGGACTCGGGCGCGATCGTCCCCGGGCACGGCGGCATCCTCGACCGCGTCGACGCCTTGATGCTCACGAGCGCCGTCACATTCCTCTACACCCTGTGGTTCGTGACTCATGCGTGA
- a CDS encoding Glu/Leu/Phe/Val dehydrogenase: MSPNDSSTETKTANPVPPPPGSSRTIIVKEYDFFKVVQDYLERASRTLDLADFVRTILSQPKNELIINFPVKMDNGEVRLFKGYRVQHNNLLGPFKGGMRFHPSVTLDDVKALAAMMTWKCALMRVPFGGGKGGIKFDPHAVTKNELQKITRRFTHALGENIGPEYDIPAPDVGTSSQTMAWMMDTYSNMVGAANKQSVKGVVTGKPVASGGTLGRAKATGQGAVFCVIEWAKEKGFDLEGSTMTVQGFGNVGSHLAVILSRLGVSTIAVGDHSGYLLNPEGFNAHKLQDWVETHGSIAGYPGGKAITREEFFKTKADIFAPCALENQIGENEAKSLECKVIVEGANGPTNPIGERILLEKGIDILPDVLANSGGVTVSYYEWVQNKRSESWTEEEVDAKLEKAMTRAYREVADFSRQHKVDRRIAAYGLALQRIEAVYKEREIFP, from the coding sequence ATGTCACCCAACGACTCTTCTACCGAGACGAAGACCGCGAACCCCGTGCCGCCCCCGCCGGGCTCTTCGCGCACGATCATCGTGAAGGAGTACGACTTCTTCAAGGTCGTCCAGGACTACCTCGAGCGCGCCTCGCGGACGCTCGACCTCGCCGACTTCGTGCGCACCATCCTCTCGCAGCCGAAGAACGAGCTCATCATCAACTTCCCCGTGAAGATGGACAACGGCGAGGTCCGCCTCTTCAAGGGATACCGCGTCCAGCACAACAACCTGCTCGGGCCGTTCAAGGGCGGCATGCGCTTCCACCCGTCCGTCACCCTCGACGACGTGAAGGCGCTCGCGGCGATGATGACCTGGAAGTGCGCGCTCATGCGCGTCCCGTTCGGCGGCGGCAAGGGCGGCATCAAGTTCGATCCGCACGCCGTCACGAAGAACGAGCTCCAGAAGATCACGCGCCGCTTCACGCACGCGCTCGGCGAGAACATCGGCCCCGAGTACGACATCCCCGCGCCCGACGTCGGCACGAGCAGCCAGACGATGGCGTGGATGATGGACACGTACTCGAACATGGTCGGCGCCGCGAACAAGCAATCCGTGAAGGGCGTCGTTACCGGCAAACCCGTCGCTTCCGGCGGAACCCTCGGCCGCGCGAAGGCGACCGGTCAGGGCGCGGTGTTCTGCGTCATCGAGTGGGCGAAGGAGAAGGGCTTCGACCTCGAAGGCTCGACGATGACGGTGCAGGGCTTCGGCAACGTCGGCTCCCACCTCGCCGTCATCCTCTCGCGCCTCGGCGTCTCCACGATCGCGGTCGGCGATCACTCCGGCTACCTCCTGAACCCCGAGGGCTTCAACGCGCACAAGCTCCAGGACTGGGTCGAGACCCACGGCTCGATCGCGGGCTACCCCGGCGGCAAGGCGATCACGCGCGAGGAGTTCTTCAAGACGAAGGCGGACATCTTCGCCCCCTGCGCGCTCGAGAACCAGATCGGCGAGAACGAGGCGAAGAGCCTCGAGTGCAAGGTCATCGTCGAGGGCGCGAACGGCCCGACCAACCCGATCGGCGAGCGCATCCTCCTCGAGAAGGGGATCGACATCCTCCCCGACGTCCTCGCCAACTCCGGCGGCGTCACCGTGAGCTACTACGAGTGGGTCCAGAACAAGCGCAGCGAGTCCTGGACGGAGGAGGAGGTCGACGCGAAGCTCGAGAAGGCGATGACCCGCGCTTACCGCGAGGTCGCGGACTTCTCGCGCCAGCACAAGGTCGACCGCCGCATCGCGGCATACGGCCTCGCTCTCCAGCGCATCGAGGCGGTCTACAAGGAGCGCGAGATCTTCCCCTGA
- a CDS encoding serine/threonine-protein phosphatase — translation MADTDVIGIVSLLLAAGGAAYLFRARLIGRAAAPEQPPPAPEKPSAAREAKTLPPTLRPASDRPPAKTAAKTAAKASAKTKTTTPESPAAKAVEAPVVEKLVDEAAPSTKPEEADEPPTVPPPKDLPPPKERIVVDSDVPAPAPVPKKAGFKKQTIVGLPEPALLDVVPKLDFEEDEDVEPTRVGRYERQSIRPPVEKHVFDEGADLEKRQEGAPLALAVYALAQTDPGKRRKQNEDSYLVRDPDSLYVVADGMGGHRGGQHASKLAVETINDAFEKRSFEAEAHADLPPPASELARAIQMANSQILVEAELKPELKGMGTTLCAARFCDDNRRLFIGHVGDSRCYRLRGGVMKQMTADHTMADYGVTGPEGAHLSRALGVWPTVPIDVIMATPQLDDVYLLCSDGLTKMLTNETIQTQLLHEEDPKAAVERLVFFANAHGGKDNITVILLRVVEPGWLPPSEREAAAST, via the coding sequence ATGGCCGACACGGACGTCATCGGTATCGTCTCGCTCCTGCTCGCGGCAGGCGGCGCGGCCTACCTTTTTCGTGCGCGCCTGATCGGGCGGGCCGCCGCCCCCGAACAGCCGCCCCCGGCCCCCGAGAAGCCGTCCGCCGCGCGCGAGGCGAAGACGCTGCCGCCGACGCTCCGGCCGGCCTCCGATCGCCCGCCGGCGAAGACGGCGGCGAAGACCGCCGCGAAGGCCTCCGCGAAGACGAAGACGACGACGCCCGAGAGCCCCGCCGCGAAGGCGGTCGAGGCGCCGGTCGTCGAGAAGCTCGTCGACGAGGCCGCTCCGTCGACGAAGCCCGAGGAGGCCGACGAGCCGCCGACCGTGCCGCCGCCGAAGGACCTCCCGCCGCCGAAGGAGCGCATCGTCGTCGACAGCGACGTCCCGGCGCCGGCGCCGGTCCCGAAGAAGGCCGGCTTCAAGAAGCAGACGATCGTCGGGCTGCCGGAGCCCGCCCTGCTCGACGTCGTGCCCAAGCTCGACTTCGAAGAGGACGAAGACGTCGAGCCGACCCGGGTCGGACGCTACGAGCGCCAGTCGATCCGGCCGCCGGTCGAGAAGCACGTCTTCGACGAAGGGGCGGACCTCGAGAAGCGGCAGGAGGGCGCGCCGCTCGCCCTCGCGGTGTACGCGCTCGCGCAGACCGATCCGGGCAAGCGGCGGAAGCAGAACGAGGACAGCTACCTCGTGCGCGATCCCGACAGCCTCTACGTCGTCGCGGACGGCATGGGCGGGCACCGCGGCGGGCAACACGCGAGCAAGCTCGCGGTCGAGACGATCAACGACGCGTTCGAGAAGCGGTCGTTCGAGGCGGAGGCGCACGCCGACCTGCCGCCGCCGGCGTCCGAGCTCGCGCGCGCGATCCAGATGGCGAACTCGCAGATCCTCGTGGAGGCGGAGCTCAAGCCCGAGCTGAAGGGGATGGGCACGACGCTGTGCGCGGCGCGGTTCTGCGACGACAACCGCCGGCTCTTCATCGGGCACGTCGGCGACAGCCGCTGCTACCGCCTCCGCGGCGGCGTGATGAAGCAGATGACCGCCGACCACACGATGGCCGACTACGGCGTGACGGGGCCCGAGGGCGCGCACCTGAGCCGCGCGCTCGGCGTGTGGCCGACGGTGCCGATCGACGTGATCATGGCGACGCCGCAGCTCGATGACGTGTACCTGCTCTGCTCCGACGGCCTCACGAAGATGCTGACGAACGAGACGATCCAGACGCAGCTCCTCCACGAAGAGGACCCGAAGGCGGCGGTGGAGCGGCTCGTCTTCTTCGCGAACGCGCACGGCGGGAAGGACAACATCACGGTCATCCTCCTTCGGGTCGTGGAGCCGGGGTGGCTGCCACCTTCCGAGCGCGAGGCGGCCGCTTCGACGTAA
- a CDS encoding serine/threonine protein kinase — protein sequence MGVAAVPAIGDVVMDRYRVERFVGSGGMAHVLAARHLTLGNEVAIKVLEPQLANDLEARERFARESRAMATLTSKHTVRVFDVGALPSGLPFMVMELLEGRDLNRELAERGPLPFLEACEYIDQACEAVAEAHAQGIIHRDLKPHNLFLTQLKGKPLIRVLDFGIARTIKGGAVPKLETITRLGDVVGTLHYMAPEQIRNSAAVEPRSDVWALGACLYKLITGFPPFPQQGEAPLMSAILTAPPKPIGEHRKDVPAVLASVIMRCLRKPVEERFPNANELRKALAEAIALMATSDLADRTDVMAHPPDVLRRTAGLHKETMRSGTLDPEPPRKKFDKTMPLDARMARELVERRSSSSPMLAASASSSSMLAAPSAAPAPRASSPMIATGRPSYPMAPPAPMPPASHMPATPPAPRSSSLTFLAIVAAVAIGVFLAGLGLIVVSRYR from the coding sequence ATGGGCGTCGCTGCCGTGCCCGCGATCGGAGACGTCGTGATGGATCGCTACCGCGTCGAGCGCTTCGTCGGCAGCGGGGGCATGGCGCACGTCCTCGCCGCGCGGCACCTCACGCTCGGGAACGAGGTCGCGATCAAGGTGCTCGAGCCGCAGCTCGCGAACGACCTCGAGGCGCGGGAGCGCTTCGCGCGCGAGTCGCGGGCGATGGCGACGCTCACGAGCAAACACACCGTGCGGGTGTTCGACGTCGGCGCGCTCCCGTCGGGGCTGCCCTTCATGGTGATGGAGCTCCTCGAGGGACGCGACCTCAACCGCGAGCTCGCCGAGCGCGGCCCGCTCCCGTTCCTCGAGGCGTGCGAGTACATCGATCAGGCGTGCGAGGCCGTCGCGGAGGCCCACGCGCAAGGGATCATCCATCGCGACCTCAAGCCTCACAACCTGTTCCTCACGCAGCTGAAGGGGAAGCCCCTCATCCGCGTCCTCGATTTCGGGATCGCGCGCACGATCAAGGGCGGCGCGGTCCCGAAGCTCGAGACGATCACGCGCCTCGGCGACGTCGTCGGGACGCTGCACTACATGGCGCCGGAGCAGATCCGGAACTCGGCCGCGGTCGAGCCGCGGAGCGACGTGTGGGCCCTCGGCGCGTGCCTCTACAAGCTGATCACCGGCTTCCCGCCGTTCCCGCAGCAAGGGGAGGCGCCGCTCATGAGCGCGATCCTCACCGCGCCGCCGAAGCCGATCGGCGAGCACAGGAAGGACGTCCCCGCCGTGCTCGCGAGCGTCATCATGCGCTGCTTGCGGAAGCCGGTCGAGGAGCGCTTCCCGAACGCGAACGAGCTGCGGAAGGCGCTCGCGGAGGCCATCGCGCTGATGGCGACGAGCGACCTCGCCGACAGGACCGACGTCATGGCCCATCCCCCGGACGTGCTGCGTCGCACGGCGGGGCTCCACAAGGAGACGATGCGGTCGGGGACGCTGGATCCCGAGCCGCCGAGGAAGAAGTTCGACAAGACGATGCCGCTCGACGCGCGGATGGCGCGCGAGCTCGTGGAGCGCCGGTCGTCGTCGTCGCCGATGCTCGCGGCGTCCGCGTCGTCGTCGTCGATGCTCGCGGCTCCGTCGGCGGCGCCCGCGCCGCGCGCGTCGTCGCCGATGATCGCGACCGGACGTCCCTCCTATCCGATGGCGCCGCCCGCGCCCATGCCGCCCGCTTCGCACATGCCCGCGACGCCGCCGGCTCCTCGTTCGTCGTCGCTCACCTTCCTCGCGATCGTCGCCGCCGTCGCGATCGGCGTCTTCCTCGCGGGGCTCGGTCTCATCGTCGTGTCTCGCTATCGCTGA
- a CDS encoding alpha/beta fold hydrolase, whose amino-acid sequence MAYVRTRLGRLFYEERGAARRKGDPAIVLLHGLLFDGGMWRGQIEALASRGRVLVFDGPGHGKSEPAPRFMLEDHADALFDAFGELGVDRAVVVGLSWGGMVGMRLALQHPEKVKALALLDTSASAEPLPEKIKNRAFIALHRRLGFPYGLYLREVAPKMFASRTIAERPDLVLASYKRVMGFHRGGMSRAAIAVMIHRKDIKDRLGRINVPTLVLCGAEDRATVPAESEAIAERVPGAELVLLDGLGHMSALEDPEAVNARLVPFVAKCFE is encoded by the coding sequence ATGGCGTACGTACGCACGCGGCTCGGGCGGCTCTTTTACGAGGAGCGCGGCGCGGCACGAAGGAAGGGCGATCCGGCGATCGTCCTCCTCCACGGTCTCCTCTTCGACGGAGGCATGTGGCGCGGGCAGATCGAGGCGCTCGCGTCGCGCGGGCGCGTGCTCGTCTTCGACGGACCGGGACACGGAAAGAGCGAGCCCGCGCCGCGCTTCATGCTCGAGGACCACGCCGACGCGCTCTTCGATGCGTTCGGTGAGCTCGGCGTCGATCGCGCCGTCGTCGTCGGCCTCTCGTGGGGCGGCATGGTCGGGATGCGCCTCGCGCTCCAGCACCCCGAGAAGGTGAAGGCGCTCGCGCTGCTCGACACGAGCGCGTCGGCGGAGCCGCTGCCGGAGAAGATCAAGAACCGCGCGTTCATCGCGCTGCACCGGCGGCTCGGGTTCCCGTACGGCCTCTACCTGCGCGAGGTCGCGCCGAAGATGTTCGCCTCCCGCACGATCGCGGAGCGTCCCGATCTGGTCCTCGCCTCGTACAAGCGCGTGATGGGGTTCCATCGCGGCGGCATGAGCCGCGCGGCGATCGCCGTGATGATCCACCGCAAGGACATCAAGGATCGGCTCGGGCGGATCAACGTGCCCACGCTCGTGCTCTGCGGCGCGGAGGACCGCGCGACGGTGCCGGCCGAGAGCGAGGCCATCGCGGAGCGTGTTCCGGGCGCCGAGCTCGTCCTCCTCGACGGGCTCGGGCACATGTCCGCGCTCGAAGATCCGGAAGCGGTCAACGCGCGGCTCGTGCCATTCGTCGCCAAGTGCTTTGAGTAA